Below is a genomic region from Helianthus annuus cultivar XRQ/B chromosome 2, HanXRQr2.0-SUNRISE, whole genome shotgun sequence.
ACATAAACAATCACATGATACTGAAAATCTCATACAAATGTGAACACAGTGGCCGACACTTCTTTAATGCTTACATGTTTCACAGTTCATGTGATTGGACCGATTTCTAAGGCTCACATGCTTGGACTTCATATGGCCGCCATTTATAACTTCAAGGTTAACAGTAAACCATCCACACAATTGTATTGGACCGATCAAATACTTTACACACAAATCCTCACATAAATTAGCGCACAAACCTCACAACCATGGCCGCCATCTATTAACGTTTTCCTGATGCCATTGAACCGATTTTATATATTATTCAGGTAGTGGGCCGATTTCTATTATCATCATATATAATTACATGCAAAGAAACAACACAATAACCGCCATGTAATGATATAGGATATTGAGCCACAAATATAAAGCAAGTAATGATATACTAACCTAGATGTATAGTGACCGGAACAAGGGATCCGAATGATTAAGTGATGATGATAATTGCCGTCAGTTGCAGAGAGAGATCTAGGGTTTCTAAACCGTGACTACGTAACTGACTAGTAGGTTGTATAACATAATCAGTGGTTGGGCCAGCGAATCACTCTTGGGCCGAAGCCCATACCCGACGAAACGGGAAGGTAACGGCGAGACACAGATGTGTTTCGTCGCCTAGTGTCTCGTCGCCTAAGGTCTCGTTTCATTGAGTGACAGTAGTTATGTTACATATTTACAACTCTAGGTTTCCGACCTTTAGTTAAAACATTATAATAGTATTTAATAATCGGTAACAACATTCATACATCATCTAGGTGCACGCAATACACATAACAAATCTTGAAAACACAACCAGCAGTCAAGTAACGTATTACAAAAAGGGCCTTGAAAGctagggttgtcacatcatccccaacttgaaagaaatttcgtcccgaaatttgatagaCCATCCAAACTAGCAAGGCGGTAACttaggatgactgtggattttccacgggtaccacatcatccccaacttgaataggaatttcgtcccgaaattcgctagtTGCAGCAGCCTTAGGGTTGTCTGACTTGGACTTGTCGTTGGGAAACAAGTGTGGATACTTAAGCTTTAtctgatcctcacgctcccacgtgaactccggtccacgtcgtGAGTTCCATCGAACTCTCACAATTGGAATACGACTGTGCTTGCGAACCTTAACTTCCTGGTCCATAATCTCGATTGGTTCTTCAAcgaactgcaacttgtcgtctatcttcagctcttgaaatggtacgaCCAGTATTTCGTTCGaaaaacacttctttaactgcgacaCATGGAACACATCGTGgacgttacccaactcagcaggtaacttccacgtgggtatctctggctgttgaagtagacccaagggcttctgatgctctgctctgactttagcacaagtcaagcatttactcacGTACGTGGCGATTAGAGCTTTCATATTCGACCACCAATACAAAACTttaagatcctgatacatcttatccgatctcggatgaatagaatatcgtgacttgtgcgcttcgtccgtCACAAGCTCTCTGAGTTCACCAAACAGAGGAATCCAGACCCTTTTCATAAAATAATAGATGCCATCAGATCTCTGCTCAAGCTGCTTTTTCATACCTCTCAAACCCTCAGCTTCAATGTTTTCTTCCTTTAATGCCTCGGTCTGTGCCGTACGAATCTTATCAGGAAGGTTAGaatgaatagtgagttgcaatgcgcgaacccgtttaggcttcgtctcctttcggctaagtgcatcagctactacgttagctttacccggatgatacttgatagcacactcataatcgttcaaaagctctatccaacgtcgttgccgcatattcaactctttctggtcgaagatatgttgaaggcttctatgatcggtgtagatggtgcatttggtaccgtacagataatgcctccagatcTCCAACGCAAATATCACAgcccctaactccaagtcgtgagtcgtatagtttttctcgtgaaccttcaactgtcgcGAAGCATacgctatcaccttctcgcgctgcatcaacacgcaaccgagaccctgaattgatgcatcacaataaaccacaaaatcttcggtaccctctggtagagACAAGATTGGTGCGCTGCATAATTtctgtttcaaaagctggaaggcgtcctcctgtttcgttccccaagaataAGCAACATTCTTCTGAGTCAaggaggtaagaggttgagcaatcttcgagaaatcctgaaTAAACCGACGATAGTACCCCGCAAGACCCaggaattgtcgcacctccgaaggattcttcggtgccgcccaattcctaatagcatcgatcttggcaggatccacatgtattcccaactcgttgacaatatgtcctagaaagtgtacttctcgaatccagaaatcacacttagagaatttcgcgtaaagctgctccttcctcaggagttcCATGATAAGGCGCAGATGTCGCCCGTGATCTTCCTTGCTCTTCGAGTagattaaaatgtcatcaatgaatactATAAAAAAACCgtcgagatatggtttacatacgcggttcatgagatccatgaagaccgctggtgcattcgctaatccaaacggcataaccaaaaattcaTAGTGCCCATAGCGCGTTTGAAAGGCCGTTTTcggaacatcctcctctcggactctcacctggtgatagcccgatcttaagtcgatttttgaataaaaacttgacccttgcaactggtcaaataagtcgtcgatgcgtggcaacggataacggttcttgatggtcaccttgttgagttcccgataatcgatgcacatgcgaaaggacccgtcctttttctttacaaataacacaggggctccccaaggcgaagaactgggtcgaataaagcccctgtccaacaacttCTGCAGctgattagacagttcttgcaattCCCCAGGCGCTAAACGGTAAGGAGCACGAGCGATTGGAGCTGCTCCTGGCGcaagctcgatctgaaattctacttgatgatgaggaggtaaaccaggaagcTCCTCAGGAAATACATCAGCAAATTCGCGTACCACTGGCAGATCCTCGATCTTTCTTTCTTCTGACGGAGTATCCGTAACAAGTGTCAAAATAGAAGGATACCCCTTTCGTAGGCATTTCTGCACCTGCATAGCTGAAATAATACCGACCATCGCGCCACTGCGATGCCCCTGGACCAACAACGGTTCTCCTTCGGGTAtaggaatacgcacaatctttTCCTTACACAGAATCTCAGCTTggtgcttagataaccaatccataccaaccacTATATCGAAACTACCGAGGGTAATAGGAAGGAGATCAATATCAAATatttgacccacgagatctagtttacaCCCAAAATGGACATGCGAAGCTTCTATCattttaccatcagctaattctaccgcttgcttaacttctaaaggtgtggGGGTTGACCCTAGTcgctgactaaactctagggacacataactccaatcggcaccggaatcaaataacacagaagcaataaGATCATTTacagaaaacgtaccagtcacgacATTGCCGTCGTTCCTAGCATCCTCAGCCCCGATCATGAACACCCTACCACGAGCTCCACTGCCCCcattgttgccattgttgttgttgtttccagcattgctGTTGTTATTCTGGCGGTTGTTGCCGTTGgcgttctggttcaactgagggaaatcccgcttaaagtggccctcatccccacactgataacatccCTTCTTAAAGCCTTGGTTCTGTTGGGGTTGCTGCCTTTGTTGACGTTGATACTGCTGGttttgctgctgctgttgctttggctgtggggctctacagtctttggcTTCGTGGCCTACTTTCTCGCATCTACGACAAGCCCGGACACACTGTCCATAGTGATGATAACCACACTTGCTGCATTGTGGCTTCTTCCCGACGTAAGAACCCTGATTCTGGCTGCCGCCCGGACCTTGATTAACTGAAGAAGACTGACTGAAACTACGGTTGTTGCTGGTTTCAGGCCTTTTCTGGGGTTGGCTTGCGCTAGTTGCTTTATCGGTATCGTTCCACTTGCGCTTATTGTCACTGGCAGGTGTGGTAGCGGTGGCAGTCGAGGTAGTAGCCGAAACACGTGGCGGCAAATTGCCACTTTCGACCTCCTGGTCAGTGATCTTGTGTGCCAAACGAACAATACGAGGTAGATTGTCTAGGTTTGCAGCAGTGACATACCCCTTAACAGCTGGGGCTAagcctttgagatacaactcgattcgACGAGGTAGTGGTCGAGACAAGTTAGGGCACAAGGTTGCTAAGTCATTAGACCTCCTCGTGTATGCTTCGATTTCAGATCCCTGCAT
It encodes:
- the LOC110899688 gene encoding uncharacterized protein LOC110899688, with protein sequence MQGSEIEAYTRRSNDLATLCPNLSRPLPRRIELYLKGLAPAVKGYVTAANLDNLPRIVRLAHKITDQEVESGNLPPRVSATTSTATATTPASDNKRKWNDTDKATSASQPQKRPETSNNRSFSQSSSVNQGPGGSQNQGSYVGKKPQCSKCGYHHYGQCVRACRRCEKLNQNANGNNRQNNNSNAGNNNNNGNNGGSGARGRVFMIGAEDARNDGNVVTEFSQRLGSTPTPLEVKQAVELADGKMIEASHVHFGCKLDLVGQIFDIDLLPITLGSFDIVVGMDWLSKHQAEILCKEKIVRIPIPEGEPLLVQGHRSGAMVGIISAMQVQKCLRKGYPSILTLVTDTPSEERKIEDLPVVREFADVFPEELPGLPPHHQVEFQIELAPGAAPIARAPYRLAPGELQELSNQLQKARKITGDICALSWNS